One Mycolicibacterium sp. ND9-15 genomic window, TCCGGTGCTGAGGCGACATTGCCACGTGCACAACGACCGCTGCCGTGGTGTCGTGGACACGATGCCTAATCGGACCTGGTCTCTTGTCGGTGCTGTCGCGGCTTGCTCAGCCGTGGCTACACTCGGCCTGCCATCGGCCGTCGCCGCGCCCGCGACGGACGCACGGGGCTACGTCGACTCGACCGCGCGCTGTGGGGCGCCAAGTGAAGCGGTGATCTTCGGAAGCACCGCCACGTCGCGCGTGGCGATCTGCAAGATGCCCGACGGGCGGTATGAGTACCGCGGGGTGCGGGTCCGCGACGGCGCGTCGCTGATCAAGTCCGCCGAGAAGTCCGGCGACGAGTTCACGGTCGACAACAACGGGATCACCTACACCGTCTCCGACGAATCGCTGATTCTTGCCGCAGAGTCGCGGATCATCCGCGATGAAACCATGCTGGATTTCCACGAAGGTTCCGCGTCCGGCCTGACCTCGGCACCGACGACGTCTGCGAAGCCCCTGCCGCCACCGTTGCCGGCGGAAGTGGGACACACCGAGAGTTGACGCCGGATCAGGCGGCAAGTTTCGCGGCGACCGTCACGATGCGGGTGGCCATATGGTCAAGCGCGGCGAGCGTGGCGTCGTCGAGATCGTTCTGGTTGTCGGGCCCGGTGACGTGGCTGACGCCATAGGGGTTGCCGTCGGCGAACTTCAGGCCGTCGGTGTATCCCGGCGGCACCAGCACGCCGCCGAAGTGCATCAACGAGATGTACAACCCGACCAGCGTGGTCTCCTGGCCTCCGTGCGTCGTCTGGCTGGAGGTGTAGCAGGCGTATGCCTTGTCGGCGAGCTTCCCCTGCGCCCACAGTCCGCCCAGTGAGTCCATGAATGTCTGAAACGGCGATGCGGTGCTCGCGAAGCGCGTGGGCGAGCCGAAGATAACCGCATCGGCCCAGACGATGTCGTCGCCGGTTGCTGCCGGGAGATCTTTTGTCGCTTGGTAATTCGCCGACCATGCCGGATTCTCGGCGAATGCCTGCGGATTTCTGGTCTCGGCGATGTGACGCACCTTGACCTCTGCACCGGCACGTTCGCCTGCCTTGGCGAGATGCTCGGCCATCTTCGTGCCATGTCCGGTCGCCGAGTAGTAGATCACAGCCAACTTCGTCATCGTGGGATTCCTTTCCTCGTAGTCCTGGTCTGCCGTCATATACCCCTACCGAGAGATCCGCCCACACTGGAGGCGCAGCAGAAAACACCGAGCGCGCCCACCGGACGTTGGGCCGAGCGTGATCGGACGGTCGGGACTTCCTGCCCTGGTCACCGCGACACTGGAGCGGGATCATTCGAATGTGACGAGTCGACCGTGACGCGGAGGGAAGGAGTCGGCCCATGAAGGCGCAAGTCGGAGACTGGTTGGTGATCAAGGGCCTCACGGTGGACCGACCGGAGCGGCACGGCCTGATCACCGAAGTGCACTCGACGGACGGTTCGCCCCCCTACGTGGTCCATTGGCTCGACGACGACCATGTGGCCACGGTCTTTCCGGGGCCGGACGCGATCGTCGTCACGGCTGCCGAGCAACACGCCGCGGACCTGCGGGCGGAGAAGCGTTTCGAATCGATTCAGGAGGATCTCAGGCATCGCACCAAGAAGGACTCGTGAGCAGGTTCTGAGGCCGCTCGGCCCACCGCCCTTCGTGTGTCGAAGAACCCGATCGCGGCGGGCCGGCGCTCGGACCCTGCAACACCTCGCCGGCATCAAGGTCCCGCACCGCGTGCCGGCGGACTTCCACGGCCGCCTAGGATCCGTCCATGGCCGAACTGGTGCAGCGGTACCTGGACCAGATTCTTGCTGACCACGTCTCCAGCACCGACGGGGCGCTGGCCGACTACATTCCCGAACTGGCCCGGGTCGACCCCGACGGATTCGGCCTGTCGTTGTCACTGGCGGACGGATACGTCTACGAATCCGGCGACCCGACAATCGAATTCACCATCCAGTCGGTGTCCAAGCCGTTCACCTATGCACTCGCACTGGAGCGTATCGGCCGCGACGCTGTCGACGCGAAGATCGGCGTGGAACCCTCCGGTGAGGCGTTCAACGTAATCAGTGTCGACGAGGCCACCAAGACGCCGATGAACCCGATGATCAACGCCGGTGCCATCGCCGCGGTCTCCCTGATACCCGGCGCCACTGCCGACGAACGGTTCAACCAGATACACGAGTTCTATTCGGCATGCGCAGGTCGCCAGCTTGCGGTCGACGATGACGTCTACTCCTCGGAGAAGGTGACCGGTAGCCGCAACCGCGCGATCGCCTACATGTTGCAGAGCTTCGGCGTGCTGGACGGCGACCCGGACGAGATCCTCGACGTGTATGTCCGGCAATGCTCGATCAAGGTGACCACCACCGATCTGGCCCGCATGGCCGCCACGCTCGCCCGCGGAGGCGTCGAAGCGGTTGAGGAGCGGCGCGTCGCCTCGGCGGAAGTGGTGCAGCGGACGCTGAGCGTGATGGTCACCTGCGGGATGTACGACGCGGCGGGAGACTGGGTGAGCGCCGTCGGTATGCCCGCGAAAAGTGGTGTCGGCGGCGGCATTGCGGCTGTGCTGCCCGGTCAACTCGGGATCGGCGTGTACTCACCGCGCCTGGACTCGAAGGGCAACAGCGTGCGCGGCGTCGAGGTGTGCCGTGCGCTGTCGGCCAACCTGGGACTGCACTTCCTCTCGGTCACCCGGGAATCCCGTTCGACGATCCGGCATACCTACGACGCCTCGCCCGGCGTCCGGGTCTACGAACTGCACGGTGACCTGTTGTTCACCGGCGCCGAGCAGGTCTTACGCACTCTCGATCAGGAGTGCGGGGAGTTCGACGTGGCGATTCTGGAGTTGTCGCGGATCGACGACATCGACGACGCCGCCCGCCGGATGCTCGCCGGCATGCGCCAATCCCTCAGCGCGGCAGGCAAAGAGGGCTTTGTGGTGGATCCCGACGATGTGCTCAGAGTAACTCAGCAGACGTACGCGAGGGTGTTCGGCACGCTCGACGAGGCGCTGAACGCGGCCAGGGCTCATCGCGCCGGCTCAGACGGGTAGGGCCAACCCCGTCGGCTCGTCGTGCCCGCGCAGGGTCACCTCATTGCCAAATCTCCAATGGGTTCGCTCACTTTCGCTGGCACCGGACACCGCAGCCGAGGACGCGAGCAGGTGGTCGGGAGTCTCCTTGGCCAGTTCGCACAGCCGCGCCGCCACGTTGACGGGTTCGCCGATCACGGTGTACTCGAAGCGCTCCTTGGCGCCGACGTTGCCGGCCACCGCCTCACCCGCCGCCACCCCGATTCCCGCCTCGCACGCGGGTACCTCGGCGCTAACCCGGTGCGCGATCGCCCTGGCGGCGGACAGCGCTTCGTCCTCGGGGCGGTCGAGGCGGTTGGGGGCGCCGAAGACGGCCATCGCCCCGTCGCCCTCGAACTTGTTGACAAAGCCGTGGTGGCGGTCGACCTCCTCCACCACAACCGAGAAGAACCGGTTCAGCAGGCCGACGACCTCGGTCGCAGGTTTGGCCGTCACCAACCTCGTCGAGCCGATGATGTCGACGAAGAGCACGGCGACATGGCGTTCCTCACCGCCGAGCTTGGGTCGCTGCATTTCCGCGGCCGCCGCGACCTCGCGTCCGACGTGACGGCCGAACAGGTCGCGCAGGCGCTCGCGCTCCTTCAGCCCCTGGACCATCGAGTTGAATCCACGCTGCAGCTCGCCGAGCTCCGTTCCGTCGAAGACGACAAGATCGCAACTCATGTCGCCCCGCTCGACTTGCTTGAGTGCTGAGCGCACGGTCCGCAGCGGTGTCGCCGTGAGCCAGGACAGGATCCACATCAACACGAAGCCGAAGGCCAGCGCGAACAGCGCCAGGATGATCACCGCCACAGTGAACTGCGTCGGGGTGACGTTTCGCAGCGACAGGGTGATGACCGCCGAGAGAAGGATGCCGAGCATCGGAACCCCGGAGCCCAGCGCCCACACCAGCATCGTGCGGCCCATGATCCCGGCGGCGAACCGTCGCGGCGGGCGACCCGCCTCGAGTGCCTGGGCCGCAACGGGCCGCAGCGCGAATTCGGTGAACAAGTAGCAGCCGGCGGATACCACGATGCCAGGGAAGGTGATGCCCAGTGCGACCTTGGGGATGTATCTCGCGTCGTCCAAGGCGTAGAGCACGGTGAGCAGCGCCGCCCCCACGCCCCACAGCGCCAGCAGCACCCGCGTCAGGCGCCATGGAGCGTAGAACGTGTTGCGCTGGTCCTGCAGTGTCGGAGCGCGGCCCTCGATGGACCACCGCACGTTGTTGATGACCCGGCGGGTTGCCCAGATCACGCCGATCACCAGAGCGATAAGGATGTAGGCAGGCGCCACGATGGCGGTGATCCAGCGGACCTCCGGGTCGAAGACGCTCGGGATCGGGAACGTGATGGTGACGACCAGGATCGCGACACCGATGCCGATCAGGTTGGCGATGACGACGATTGTGGTCAGGATGAGCTGGATCCTGATTCGACGCCGCGGTTGGCTCTCGGAGGCCTTACCCAATACCCACGATCCGTAGTCGGGGGCGCCGGTCAGCCGCCCGCTCTGGCGGCTCACCGTCTCCAGGACGCGACCCAGCCGCTGCGCGACGCTCTTGCTGGCAGTCATCGGCCCTGAGCCTAATTTGCCGGGCGGGAGCCTAACCTCGATTTTGCATCGAAGTTTATGCGGTGCCGTTCCGCTGCTGAATTGTGTTGCTGGGGAGTGGTTTCGGTGTGGTGACGTGGTTGATCGGTCCCGTGTCGCCGGGTGTGCGGGCTTTCCTGGGGGCCTGGTCTTTCTGATCGGTGGGTCAGGTGGGCCGGAGTTCTATCCGAAGGCGGTGCGGATGTGTTGCCAGGCGGTCGCGATCGCTGCGGCCCAGCGCCAGGTGGCGTCGAGGCGTAGTCGCAGTTGGCGGGCGCCGTGGGTGATGCGGGCGGCCACGTGCAGGACCCGGTAGCGGAACGTGGTGATCTCGGCGCGGGCCAGGCCGGGATGGCTGCGAAAGCCGATGAGCCGGGTCCAGGTGACCAGATCGGCGGCGGCGAGGGCGATTTCCAGCCAGGCGGCGTTGGCCCAGAAGGACTGACACGGCAGGTTACGCAGGCCGGTGGCTTTGAGTTCGCGGATGCGGTCTTCGATGCGGGCGTGTTGGCGGTGGCGCAGTTCCAGGCCGGCGACCTGTCCGGGGATGACACCGGCGGGTGTGTCGGTGATGAACGCGGTGACCCGCATCCCGTCGGTGTCGGTGAACCGCAGCTGGGCCCCGGGATGCGGGCGTTCTTTACGCAGGATCAGTCGGGTCCCGGGCGGCCAGGCAGACAGGTTGACCAAGGTGGTGGCCTCAGCGACCCAGGCGCCGTCGCGGATGCCGCCGTGGGTGTCGATCGCCGGGTACCAGCCCTCGGCGAGGTTGAGGGTGTCCACCGCGTCCTGCACCCGGATGTCGACGGGGTAGCCGAAGGAGAACCCGACCCCGGCGGTGCGGCAGGCGTCGGCGAATTTGTGGGTGGCCCCGGCGGTGTCGCAGCGCACCAGCACGTTCGGCTTATCGGGGTCGTCGCAATGATCGGGGTCGGGCTGCCACGCCGCGGGCAGGGCGGCCAGCGCCTGGGCCAGGACGATGACGTGATCAGAGGCGGTGTTGGAGCCGGCGTTACCGGTGCGCAGCAGCCCGGCCAGGGCTTCCCCACCGGAAATCTCGGGGCGATCCAGAAACGCCAGCAGCGGATGAAGACCGAACGTCTTCTTCCAGGTCGGTGTAGCGCCGGCCTTGTTGTCGGAATGATCGATCACCAAGGTGGCGTCGATGTCGATATGCAGCCATTCTCCGGCCGCCGGGGCAGCGCCAGCGGCCCAGGCCGCCGCCCGGGCCGCATCACGTGCGGCGCGCACGGCCGGTAGGTGCGCGGCGTCGATCCGTTCATCAATCAGCCGCCACATCGTGGTCGTCGACGCCTTCGCACCGAACACGTGCTCACGGTCCCCGCACAGCTGGCCAACGCCGTCGATGCAATCGGCCCCGTCAGCGACCGCGGCGGCCAGGTCAGCGAACACCTCCCCGGGCGCGTACACCCACGGACCCCGGTAGGTGTCGGCCAACGCGGCGGTGACCTGCGCTGATAGGCCGGTCCGGTCGGCGAGTTCGCGCAGCATGCCCATCCCGGCGTGCGACACGACCCCATGCCCATCAGCCGACACTTTCACCCGCGAACCGGCCACGATATTCTTCACCTGCGAGGTGCCTTCCAGCTGGAACGATCTGAACCTTAGACAAGTCCGATTATTCCTTGCAGGACAGGCACTTTCGCATATCTACACACCGCTACATAGCGACAAACCGCGAAAAATCCGGGCTAAGGTGGTCGGGTGCGTCTCGTGATCGCCCAATGCACCGTTGACTACGTCGGACGTCTGACCGCACATCTGCCTTCGGCACGGCGCCTGCTGCTGGTGAAGGCGGACGGTTCGGTCAGCGTGCACGCCGACGACCGCGCGTACAAGCCGTTGAACTGGATGAGCCCGCCGTGTCGTCTCACCGAGGACAACACCGGGTCCACTACGGTCTGGGTAGTCGAGAACAAGGTCGGTGAGCAGTTGCGGATCACCGTCGAGGACATCGAGCACGACTCCAGCCACGAACTCGGTGTCGATCCGGGTCTGGTCAAGGACGGGGTCGAGGCTCATCTGCAGGAGCTGTTGGCCGAACACGTCGAGCTGCTGGGGAAGGGCTACACGTTGGTGCGACGCGAGTACATGACTGCGATCGGCCCCGTCGACCTGCTCTGCCGCGACGAGAACGGTGGTTCGGTGGCCGTGGAGATCAAGCGCCGCGGCGAGATCGACGGGGTCGAACAACTCACCCGCTACCTCGAACTACTCAACCGCGACAGCCTGCTCGCCCCGGTGACGGGGATCTTCGCGGCCCAGCAGATCAAGCCGCAGGCGCGCACGCTGGCCGTCGACCGTGGGATCCGCTGTGTGACGCTGGATTATGACCAGATGCGCGGCATGGACAGCGACGAGTTCCGGCTGTTTTGATGGGTCGCAAGCGCCGCGCCAAGCGGCCACCGCCGCCCCTGCCCGCGCCGCGTCGCGTCGAGGCAGGACCGGATGGATACGAGTACGAAGTGCGGTCGATTCCGGCGGCACGGGCGGTCAAGACCTACCGCTGTCCCGGGTGCGACCACGAAATACGCCCGGGCACAACGCATTTGGTGGTATTACCTACCGGCATGGGGGAGGATCGGGCGGTCGAGGACCGTCGACACTGGCACAGGCCGTGCTGGACGCACCGGGCCACCCGAGGCCCGACCCGCAAATGGTCTTAGTGTTCGCGCCCGTCCGCAGCGGGCTCGACGAGTTCGACGAGTATCCCGC contains:
- a CDS encoding adenylate/guanylate cyclase domain-containing protein, producing the protein MTASKSVAQRLGRVLETVSRQSGRLTGAPDYGSWVLGKASESQPRRRIRIQLILTTIVVIANLIGIGVAILVVTITFPIPSVFDPEVRWITAIVAPAYILIALVIGVIWATRRVINNVRWSIEGRAPTLQDQRNTFYAPWRLTRVLLALWGVGAALLTVLYALDDARYIPKVALGITFPGIVVSAGCYLFTEFALRPVAAQALEAGRPPRRFAAGIMGRTMLVWALGSGVPMLGILLSAVITLSLRNVTPTQFTVAVIILALFALAFGFVLMWILSWLTATPLRTVRSALKQVERGDMSCDLVVFDGTELGELQRGFNSMVQGLKERERLRDLFGRHVGREVAAAAEMQRPKLGGEERHVAVLFVDIIGSTRLVTAKPATEVVGLLNRFFSVVVEEVDRHHGFVNKFEGDGAMAVFGAPNRLDRPEDEALSAARAIAHRVSAEVPACEAGIGVAAGEAVAGNVGAKERFEYTVIGEPVNVAARLCELAKETPDHLLASSAAVSGASESERTHWRFGNEVTLRGHDEPTGLALPV
- the nucS gene encoding endonuclease NucS is translated as MRLVIAQCTVDYVGRLTAHLPSARRLLLVKADGSVSVHADDRAYKPLNWMSPPCRLTEDNTGSTTVWVVENKVGEQLRITVEDIEHDSSHELGVDPGLVKDGVEAHLQELLAEHVELLGKGYTLVRREYMTAIGPVDLLCRDENGGSVAVEIKRRGEIDGVEQLTRYLELLNRDSLLAPVTGIFAAQQIKPQARTLAVDRGIRCVTLDYDQMRGMDSDEFRLF
- a CDS encoding IS1380 family transposase — translated: MKNIVAGSRVKVSADGHGVVSHAGMGMLRELADRTGLSAQVTAALADTYRGPWVYAPGEVFADLAAAVADGADCIDGVGQLCGDREHVFGAKASTTTMWRLIDERIDAAHLPAVRAARDAARAAAWAAGAAPAAGEWLHIDIDATLVIDHSDNKAGATPTWKKTFGLHPLLAFLDRPEISGGEALAGLLRTGNAGSNTASDHVIVLAQALAALPAAWQPDPDHCDDPDKPNVLVRCDTAGATHKFADACRTAGVGFSFGYPVDIRVQDAVDTLNLAEGWYPAIDTHGGIRDGAWVAEATTLVNLSAWPPGTRLILRKERPHPGAQLRFTDTDGMRVTAFITDTPAGVIPGQVAGLELRHRQHARIEDRIRELKATGLRNLPCQSFWANAAWLEIALAAADLVTWTRLIGFRSHPGLARAEITTFRYRVLHVAARITHGARQLRLRLDATWRWAAAIATAWQHIRTAFG
- the wrbA gene encoding NAD(P)H:quinone oxidoreductase → MTKLAVIYYSATGHGTKMAEHLAKAGERAGAEVKVRHIAETRNPQAFAENPAWSANYQATKDLPAATGDDIVWADAVIFGSPTRFASTASPFQTFMDSLGGLWAQGKLADKAYACYTSSQTTHGGQETTLVGLYISLMHFGGVLVPPGYTDGLKFADGNPYGVSHVTGPDNQNDLDDATLAALDHMATRIVTVAAKLAA
- the glsA gene encoding glutaminase A produces the protein MAELVQRYLDQILADHVSSTDGALADYIPELARVDPDGFGLSLSLADGYVYESGDPTIEFTIQSVSKPFTYALALERIGRDAVDAKIGVEPSGEAFNVISVDEATKTPMNPMINAGAIAAVSLIPGATADERFNQIHEFYSACAGRQLAVDDDVYSSEKVTGSRNRAIAYMLQSFGVLDGDPDEILDVYVRQCSIKVTTTDLARMAATLARGGVEAVEERRVASAEVVQRTLSVMVTCGMYDAAGDWVSAVGMPAKSGVGGGIAAVLPGQLGIGVYSPRLDSKGNSVRGVEVCRALSANLGLHFLSVTRESRSTIRHTYDASPGVRVYELHGDLLFTGAEQVLRTLDQECGEFDVAILELSRIDDIDDAARRMLAGMRQSLSAAGKEGFVVDPDDVLRVTQQTYARVFGTLDEALNAARAHRAGSDG
- a CDS encoding DUF1918 domain-containing protein; amino-acid sequence: MKAQVGDWLVIKGLTVDRPERHGLITEVHSTDGSPPYVVHWLDDDHVATVFPGPDAIVVTAAEQHAADLRAEKRFESIQEDLRHRTKKDS